One window from the genome of Hyalangium ruber encodes:
- a CDS encoding sensor histidine kinase, with amino-acid sequence MENSTEPLGLQLEVAEERLRFVLGLTDGVVFEFDGDGQFLSIWPQAHEVEAMPRAVAPGRTLAEVLGPEAALPFLERIRDTLRSGRTAHFEYSMESARGRRWYSADSMVVHHRETVAFLVRDITARKQMEQRLLQADRLAALGTLAAGVAHEVNNPLSYVSANLSFLSESLSTVRHALDREGAVDLARVERALEDCGAALADAQEGTTRILHVVGDLKTFARAEDTEGEWVDARRVLESAINIVQPEFKHRARLHQHLDEVAPVRGNPARLGQVFVNLLINAAQAISPGAPDLHQVSVHLREEGTSVVVEIQDTGQGIAPDLLPRIFDPFFSTRPVGVGTGLGLSICHGIVTSLGGEISVESTLGRGTCFRVRLPTVACDMLEAHGSSPVA; translated from the coding sequence ATGGAAAATTCCACTGAACCGCTGGGTCTGCAGCTGGAAGTGGCCGAAGAGCGGCTGCGCTTCGTGCTGGGACTGACCGATGGGGTCGTCTTCGAGTTCGATGGGGACGGACAATTCCTCTCCATCTGGCCTCAGGCGCATGAGGTGGAGGCGATGCCCCGGGCGGTCGCGCCGGGGCGGACGCTGGCGGAGGTGCTGGGGCCCGAGGCGGCGCTGCCCTTCCTGGAGCGCATCCGGGACACGCTGCGCTCGGGGCGGACGGCGCACTTCGAGTACAGCATGGAGTCGGCCCGGGGACGGCGCTGGTACAGCGCGGACTCCATGGTGGTCCACCACCGGGAGACGGTGGCCTTCCTGGTGCGAGACATCACCGCGCGCAAGCAGATGGAGCAGCGCCTGCTGCAGGCCGATCGGCTGGCGGCGCTGGGCACACTGGCCGCGGGCGTGGCCCACGAGGTGAACAACCCGCTGAGTTATGTGTCGGCCAACCTCTCGTTCCTCTCGGAGAGCCTGAGCACGGTGCGGCACGCGCTGGACCGGGAGGGTGCGGTGGACCTGGCCCGGGTGGAGCGCGCGCTGGAGGACTGCGGCGCCGCGCTCGCCGACGCGCAGGAGGGCACCACGCGCATCCTCCACGTGGTGGGGGACCTGAAGACGTTCGCGCGCGCCGAGGACACGGAAGGCGAGTGGGTGGATGCCCGGCGGGTGCTCGAGTCGGCCATCAATATCGTCCAACCCGAGTTCAAGCACCGCGCGCGGCTCCACCAGCACCTGGATGAGGTGGCGCCGGTGCGCGGCAACCCGGCGCGCCTGGGGCAGGTGTTCGTCAACCTGTTGATCAACGCGGCCCAGGCCATCTCGCCCGGGGCGCCCGACCTCCACCAGGTGAGCGTCCACCTGCGCGAGGAGGGCACCTCGGTGGTGGTGGAGATTCAGGACACCGGCCAGGGCATCGCGCCCGACCTGCTGCCGCGCATCTTCGATCCGTTCTTCTCGACGCGGCCGGTGGGGGTGGGCACGGGCCTGGGGCTCTCCATCTGCCATGGCATCGTCACCAGCCTGGGTGGGGAGATCTCCGTGGAGAGCACCCTGGGTCGGGGCACGTGCTTCCGCGTGCGATTGCCGACGGTGGCCTGCGACATGCTGGAGGCACATGGTTCGAGCCCGGTGGCCTGA
- a CDS encoding YkvA family protein, with protein sequence MGSRFFRYLKDGRVPLWKKLAGLLAVLYFLSPVDAIPDFLPILGWLDDLGVLSAAAFYMVRQVQQYRPELTPDGLPRDLEGRPRLPSSARNSL encoded by the coding sequence ATGGGGTCCCGGTTTTTCCGGTACCTGAAGGACGGTCGTGTCCCGCTGTGGAAGAAGCTCGCCGGGCTGCTGGCGGTGCTCTACTTCCTGTCTCCGGTGGATGCCATTCCCGACTTCCTGCCCATCCTGGGGTGGCTGGATGACCTCGGTGTGCTGTCCGCCGCGGCCTTCTACATGGTGCGCCAGGTGCAGCAGTACCGCCCGGAGCTGACGCCGGACGGCCTGCCCCGGGACTTGGAGGGCCGCCCGCGTCTGCCCTCCTCGGCGCGCAACTCCCTCTAG
- a CDS encoding tetratricopeptide repeat protein, with amino-acid sequence MAKSAPRGKVPAKKKPSRTPAPKRPPVPPAKAVRRAVPPEVVAPPKPPVLEAEPVAELPPAQKALPAGEPVDKGRALPFEIDPKRVEEGLKKLQGEMVHWANKGRYTKVRFKFRGKQLLPDLPIAAVVAAEGLTFYWGGILRALIANVVGKSVFQVEFINDAEKRVQAGKEALLSGDVDQALTLFREALAMDRDNAGAHLNVGVALKLKGEREAALAAFEKAKSLDPEGPVGTEAERLAAPLRPKSVA; translated from the coding sequence ATGGCGAAGAGCGCACCCCGCGGCAAGGTCCCGGCGAAGAAGAAGCCCTCCCGTACCCCTGCTCCGAAGCGGCCGCCGGTACCTCCGGCCAAGGCCGTGCGGCGCGCGGTTCCCCCGGAGGTGGTGGCGCCGCCCAAGCCGCCCGTTCTGGAGGCCGAGCCCGTGGCCGAGCTCCCTCCCGCGCAGAAGGCGCTGCCCGCCGGAGAGCCCGTGGACAAGGGCCGCGCGCTGCCCTTCGAGATCGACCCCAAGCGCGTGGAAGAGGGCCTGAAGAAGCTCCAGGGCGAGATGGTCCACTGGGCCAACAAGGGCCGCTACACCAAGGTCCGCTTCAAGTTCCGGGGCAAGCAACTGCTGCCCGACCTGCCCATCGCCGCCGTCGTCGCCGCCGAGGGCCTCACGTTCTACTGGGGCGGAATCCTGCGCGCCCTCATCGCCAACGTGGTGGGCAAGAGCGTGTTCCAGGTGGAGTTCATCAACGACGCTGAAAAGCGCGTGCAGGCCGGCAAGGAGGCGCTCCTGTCCGGTGACGTGGACCAGGCGCTCACCCTGTTCCGCGAGGCCCTGGCGATGGACCGCGACAACGCGGGCGCGCACCTCAACGTGGGCGTGGCCCTCAAGCTCAAGGGCGAGCGCGAGGCGGCCCTCGCCGCCTTCGAGAAGGCCAAGTCGTTGGACCCTGAAGGTCCCGTTGGAACCGAGGCGGAGCGGCTCGCCGCCCCCCTGCGTCCCAAGAGCGTCGCCTAG
- a CDS encoding sensor histidine kinase → MSLSSTPRVNELPTLSSLTEGTPSGGGLSGIDVALYDQMEESVAVFLRDGTYLYLNAATERLFGKGRQEMLGRVLWDVFPEARQGPFEQAFLRLVQTGRAEEFEHHVAEHNRWFANRLFLSGDRIHVFCRDITAQKWIEIERSEYSAHTERLFEETRRAEQRAAFLARASELLASSLDHDEILQSLTRLSIPTLGDWCAVDVLTPEGRVRRVALDHIQPERIAQATAFHEKYPVSLDEPGGIGKVLRTGLPEFIPELTDAMIESIPDPVQRRDTRELGLRSCLIVPLNNRGRTLGALTLVYGDTLRRYTSEDLRLAQDLARRAATSLDNGLLYKQAQEAIRARDSFLSVASHELNTPLTSLNLNVQALQRALKRAAQGPLPLDTVDAKLQSVQRQVVRLSRLVRELLDVSRISEGKLHLECEDVDLVLLARELAPRFSDDLARAGCELRLEMPETVMGYWDRLRMEQVLQNLVSNAIKYGRGRPIEVRVEADARMARMAVRDEGIGIAPESQARLFQRFERLASERHYGGFGLGLWIVKQIVDAMGGHIHVESEPGRGSLFTVELPLRLQEGPAPSGA, encoded by the coding sequence ATGTCGCTTTCCAGCACACCACGCGTGAACGAGCTTCCGACCCTGTCGAGCCTGACCGAAGGCACTCCGAGTGGCGGTGGCCTGAGCGGCATCGATGTCGCGCTGTATGACCAGATGGAGGAGAGCGTCGCCGTCTTCCTGCGCGATGGGACCTACCTCTACCTCAACGCCGCCACCGAGCGGCTCTTCGGTAAGGGGCGACAGGAGATGCTGGGCCGCGTCCTGTGGGACGTTTTTCCGGAAGCGCGGCAGGGACCCTTCGAGCAGGCCTTCCTGCGGCTCGTCCAGACCGGGCGCGCCGAGGAGTTCGAACACCACGTCGCGGAGCACAACCGCTGGTTCGCCAACCGCCTGTTCCTCAGCGGGGACCGCATCCATGTCTTCTGCCGGGACATCACCGCGCAGAAGTGGATCGAAATCGAGCGCTCGGAGTACTCGGCCCACACCGAGCGCTTGTTCGAGGAGACGCGGCGCGCCGAGCAGCGCGCGGCCTTCCTGGCCCGGGCCAGTGAGCTGCTGGCCTCCTCGCTGGACCATGATGAGATCCTCCAGTCCCTGACGCGGCTGAGCATCCCCACGCTGGGCGACTGGTGCGCGGTGGACGTGCTCACCCCCGAGGGGCGGGTGCGGCGCGTGGCCCTGGACCACATCCAGCCGGAGCGCATCGCCCAGGCCACCGCGTTCCACGAGAAGTATCCGGTCAGCCTCGACGAGCCAGGGGGCATCGGCAAGGTGCTGCGCACGGGCCTCCCGGAGTTCATTCCCGAGCTGACCGACGCGATGATCGAGTCGATCCCCGACCCCGTGCAGCGCAGGGACACCCGGGAGCTCGGGCTGCGCTCGTGCCTCATCGTGCCCTTGAACAACCGGGGCCGGACGCTGGGGGCGCTCACGCTCGTCTATGGGGACACCCTGCGCCGCTACACCTCGGAGGACCTGCGCCTGGCGCAGGACCTGGCCCGGCGCGCGGCCACCTCCCTGGACAATGGTCTGCTCTACAAGCAGGCGCAGGAGGCCATCCGGGCGCGTGACTCGTTCCTCTCGGTTGCCTCCCACGAGCTGAACACGCCGCTCACCTCGCTCAACCTGAACGTGCAGGCCCTGCAGCGGGCGCTGAAGCGGGCGGCTCAGGGCCCGCTGCCCCTGGACACCGTCGATGCGAAGCTCCAGTCGGTGCAGCGGCAGGTGGTGCGGCTGTCCAGGCTCGTCCGCGAGCTGCTGGATGTGTCGCGCATCAGTGAAGGCAAGCTCCACCTGGAGTGCGAGGACGTGGACCTCGTCTTGCTCGCCAGGGAGCTCGCCCCGCGCTTCTCGGATGACCTGGCGCGCGCCGGCTGCGAGCTGCGCCTGGAGATGCCCGAGACGGTGATGGGGTACTGGGACCGGCTGCGCATGGAGCAGGTGCTCCAGAACCTGGTGTCCAACGCCATCAAGTACGGGCGCGGGCGCCCCATCGAGGTCCGTGTCGAAGCGGACGCGCGGATGGCGCGCATGGCCGTGCGGGATGAGGGCATTGGTATCGCTCCGGAGAGCCAGGCGCGGCTCTTCCAGCGCTTCGAGCGGCTGGCCAGCGAGCGCCATTACGGCGGCTTCGGGCTCGGGCTGTGGATCGTCAAGCAGATCGTCGACGCCATGGGAGGCCACATCCACGTGGAGAGCGAGCCCGGGCGAGGCTCCCTCTTCACCGTGGAACTGCCGCTCCGGCTCCAGGAGGGGCCCGCGCCTTCGGGCGCCTGA
- a CDS encoding periplakin, whose product MSDARALREKLAQVEAELRQTRAELDKQRAAHAREQKALHRALEEARREATRLRTRIEKVEG is encoded by the coding sequence ATGAGCGACGCGCGCGCGCTGCGAGAGAAGCTGGCGCAGGTCGAGGCGGAGCTGCGGCAGACGCGGGCCGAACTCGACAAGCAGCGGGCGGCGCACGCCCGGGAGCAGAAGGCGCTGCACCGCGCCCTGGAGGAGGCGCGGCGCGAGGCCACCCGGCTGCGTACCCGCATCGAGAAGGTGGAAGGGTGA
- the gyrA gene encoding DNA gyrase subunit A yields MADDTTDKPATPPAPPPGGAGELIPVNIEDEMRRSYLDYSMSVIVGRALPDVRDGLKPVHRRILYAMHDLGNTHNRAYKKSARVVGDVIGKYHPHGDASVYDAMVRLAQEWSLRYLLVDGQGNFGSVDGDSPAAMRYTEVRMDRLTEELLADIDKETVDFGPNYDDSLTEPLVMPTRFPNLLVNGSGGIAVGMTTNIPPHNMGEVIDGTLHLIDNPNTTVQDLMQFIPGPDFPTGGIITGREGIARAYTTGRGQISLRGRTEIETSKKGDREAIIITEIPYQVNKARLIEKIAELVREKKLEGISDIRDESDRQGMRIVIELKRDAISSVVLNNLYQSTPLETTFGAVMLAIDGGQPRTLTLKELLDRFIAHRRDVITRRSRFELRKALARLHIVEGLLVAQDLIDLVVSLIRASKDPDEARWGLMHILSPALYENAHFKDLPRIDYAQAKAQMELLVSRARGEEPRYAGLEHKYEGAGFSEAQAQNILEMRLQRLTGMQREELFRELIDLVRDIARLRDILSNESSLLTVIKTELREIRDRFADKRRTELTGEVSEITSEDLIAEEDMVVTLSHTGYVKRSPLSEYRAQKRGGRGKTGATTKEDDFVTDLFVASTHAYIMPITTKGKLYSLKVHQIPAASRTSRGKAIVNLVQFGEGEKLAQVLVTKDFPENRYVFFVTKRGVVKRTDLSAFANVRASGLIALGIDEGDELVAVKITDGSKDVLLSTAQGMSIRFPEDEVRSMGRQAYGVKGITLEEGDEVVGADVVEKDATILTVTENGYGKRTQETEYRVQGRGGKGIIDIKTTERNGKVVGLLQVKDADEVMLVTNGGMLIRMRAQEISVIGRNTQGVRLIALENGEEKVTGISKLPESSGESEEALGEAAGDTELPTGTAAEFVAGTEPEAEEDFSSSEESGSDGEPSDQE; encoded by the coding sequence ATGGCCGACGACACCACTGACAAGCCGGCAACGCCCCCCGCTCCCCCACCGGGAGGCGCCGGCGAACTGATCCCCGTCAACATCGAAGACGAGATGCGCCGCTCGTATCTCGACTACTCCATGTCCGTCATCGTCGGGCGCGCTTTGCCCGACGTGCGTGACGGCCTCAAGCCGGTGCATCGCCGCATCCTCTATGCGATGCACGACCTGGGGAACACGCACAACCGCGCGTACAAGAAGAGCGCCCGCGTGGTGGGTGACGTGATTGGTAAGTACCACCCCCACGGCGACGCCTCCGTCTATGACGCCATGGTGCGCCTGGCCCAGGAATGGAGCCTGCGCTACCTGCTGGTGGACGGGCAGGGCAACTTCGGCAGCGTGGACGGCGATTCACCGGCCGCCATGCGTTACACCGAAGTGCGCATGGACCGCCTCACCGAGGAGCTGCTGGCGGACATCGACAAGGAGACCGTCGACTTCGGTCCCAACTACGACGACTCGCTGACCGAGCCGCTCGTGATGCCCACGCGCTTCCCCAACCTGCTGGTCAACGGCAGCGGCGGCATCGCGGTGGGCATGACGACGAACATCCCCCCGCACAACATGGGGGAGGTCATCGACGGCACGTTGCACCTCATCGACAACCCGAACACCACCGTGCAGGACCTGATGCAGTTCATCCCGGGTCCGGACTTCCCCACCGGCGGCATCATCACCGGTCGCGAGGGCATCGCGCGCGCCTACACCACGGGCCGAGGGCAGATTTCCCTGCGCGGGCGCACGGAGATCGAGACCAGCAAGAAGGGGGACCGTGAGGCCATCATCATCACGGAGATCCCCTACCAGGTGAACAAGGCGCGGCTCATCGAGAAGATCGCCGAGCTGGTGCGCGAGAAGAAGCTGGAGGGCATCAGCGACATCCGCGACGAGAGCGACCGGCAGGGCATGCGCATCGTCATCGAGCTCAAGCGCGATGCCATCTCCAGCGTGGTGCTCAACAACCTGTACCAGAGCACCCCGCTGGAGACGACGTTCGGCGCGGTGATGCTGGCCATCGACGGCGGGCAGCCGCGCACGCTCACCCTCAAGGAGCTGCTGGACCGTTTCATCGCCCACCGCCGCGACGTCATCACCCGCCGCAGCCGCTTCGAGCTGCGCAAGGCGCTGGCCCGCCTGCACATCGTCGAGGGCTTGCTGGTCGCGCAGGACCTCATCGACCTGGTGGTCAGCCTGATCCGCGCCTCGAAGGACCCGGACGAGGCGCGCTGGGGCCTGATGCACATCCTGTCGCCGGCGCTCTACGAGAACGCGCACTTCAAGGACCTGCCGCGCATCGACTACGCGCAGGCCAAGGCGCAGATGGAGCTGCTCGTCAGCCGCGCGCGGGGCGAGGAGCCCAGGTACGCGGGCCTGGAGCACAAGTACGAGGGGGCGGGCTTCAGCGAGGCCCAGGCGCAGAACATCCTCGAGATGCGGCTGCAGCGCCTGACCGGCATGCAGCGCGAGGAGCTGTTCCGCGAGCTCATCGACCTGGTGCGCGACATCGCCCGGCTGCGCGACATCCTCTCCAACGAGAGCAGCCTGCTCACCGTCATCAAGACGGAGCTGCGCGAGATTCGCGACCGCTTCGCGGACAAGCGCCGCACGGAGCTCACCGGCGAGGTGTCGGAGATCACCAGCGAGGACCTCATCGCCGAGGAGGACATGGTCGTCACCCTGTCCCACACCGGCTATGTGAAGCGCTCGCCGCTGTCCGAGTACCGAGCGCAGAAGCGCGGCGGCCGAGGCAAGACGGGGGCGACGACGAAGGAAGACGATTTCGTCACCGACCTGTTCGTGGCCAGCACCCACGCGTACATCATGCCCATCACCACCAAGGGCAAGCTGTACTCGCTCAAGGTGCATCAGATTCCGGCGGCCAGTCGCACCTCGCGAGGCAAGGCCATCGTCAACCTGGTGCAGTTCGGCGAGGGCGAGAAGCTGGCCCAGGTGCTGGTGACGAAGGACTTCCCGGAGAACCGCTACGTCTTCTTCGTCACCAAGCGCGGCGTGGTGAAGCGCACCGACTTGAGCGCCTTCGCCAACGTGCGCGCCAGCGGCCTCATCGCCCTGGGCATCGACGAGGGCGACGAGCTGGTGGCGGTGAAGATCACCGACGGCAGCAAGGACGTGCTCCTGTCCACCGCGCAGGGCATGAGCATCCGCTTCCCGGAGGACGAGGTGCGCTCCATGGGTCGCCAGGCCTACGGCGTGAAGGGAATCACGCTGGAGGAGGGTGACGAGGTGGTGGGCGCCGACGTGGTGGAGAAGGACGCCACCATCCTCACGGTGACCGAGAACGGCTACGGCAAGCGGACGCAGGAGACCGAGTACCGAGTCCAAGGCCGCGGCGGCAAGGGCATCATCGACATCAAGACCACCGAGCGGAACGGCAAGGTGGTGGGCCTGCTGCAGGTGAAGGACGCCGACGAGGTGATGCTCGTCACCAACGGCGGCATGCTCATCCGCATGCGCGCCCAGGAGATCTCCGTCATCGGCCGCAACACCCAGGGCGTCCGTCTGATTGCCCTGGAGAACGGCGAGGAGAAGGTGACCGGCATCTCCAAGCTGCCGGAGTCCAGCGGCGAGTCCGAGGAGGCGCTCGGCGAGGCGGCTGGTGACACCGAGCTGCCCACCGGCACGGCGGCCGAGTTCGTCGCCGGGACGGAGCCCGAAGCTGAGGAGGATTTCAGTTCTTCCGAGGAATCCGGCTCTGATGGGGAGCCTTCGGACCAGGAGTAG
- a CDS encoding acyl-CoA thioesterase, translated as MTAPFLAATHVTPLGEGRYRTRFDAPWYQGRGAYGGVVGGQLMRALEHTVADARRPVRSFTLHFCAPAVEGEAGLQVRVERAGKLVTHATARVENASGVVAVASATFGIPRAGTPVYLDAKRPQVPAPEQVAPVPEDVPMPTFCQFFEYRFCVGAAPYSGGEPRTGGWIRPKGPALVLDAALCVGLLDAYPPSVLATMEEVRPVASVDFTVHFFHALPRPGERAGAQYLRTGYSRWASEGFAEDFQELWSEDGELIAQCRQLIAVLG; from the coding sequence ATGACCGCACCGTTCCTCGCCGCCACCCACGTCACGCCTCTGGGAGAGGGGCGCTACCGCACCCGCTTCGACGCGCCCTGGTACCAGGGCCGCGGGGCCTACGGGGGCGTGGTGGGGGGACAGTTGATGCGCGCGCTCGAGCACACGGTGGCGGATGCGCGGCGGCCGGTGCGCTCCTTCACCTTGCACTTCTGCGCGCCCGCGGTGGAGGGCGAGGCGGGGCTGCAGGTGCGCGTGGAGCGCGCGGGCAAGCTCGTCACCCACGCCACGGCGCGGGTGGAGAACGCCTCGGGCGTGGTGGCGGTGGCGAGCGCCACCTTCGGCATTCCGCGCGCGGGAACGCCCGTTTACCTCGACGCGAAGCGGCCCCAGGTGCCGGCCCCCGAGCAGGTGGCGCCGGTGCCCGAGGACGTGCCGATGCCCACCTTCTGCCAGTTCTTCGAGTACCGCTTCTGCGTGGGCGCGGCGCCGTACTCCGGCGGAGAGCCGCGCACGGGAGGATGGATTCGCCCCAAGGGGCCGGCGCTGGTGCTGGACGCGGCGCTCTGCGTGGGGCTGCTGGACGCGTACCCGCCCTCGGTGCTGGCGACGATGGAGGAGGTGCGCCCGGTGGCCAGCGTGGACTTCACGGTGCATTTCTTCCACGCGCTGCCCCGGCCCGGTGAACGGGCGGGCGCGCAGTACCTGCGCACGGGCTATTCCCGGTGGGCGAGCGAGGGCTTCGCGGAGGACTTCCAGGAGCTGTGGAGCGAGGACGGGGAGCTGATCGCCCAGTGCCGACAGCTCATCGCCGTGCTCGGCTGA